AATTGAGCTTGCCAGTGCTTTATTTATGGTGGAAATCCCTCCTCATGCGCGCCAAACTCGAAGTAAACTTTTCGATAGACTCAATCGTAGCCTCAAAGAGGGAGAAAGGCCGCTTCGCGCTGGGATAATGCCATACCCCAAAAGAAAGCTGTAGCTTGATCAAACCGCCAGAATAATTACGCAATAAGAAGCACAAAAAAGCCTTGCACCCATATTTTTCCCCATGTTTGAAGCTATTTATAGCGATTGTTTATGCCGAGATTCTCCTGTAAATTATGCATGATGTCTGCTTAATCCTTCCTTAATTCTCCGCTAATGTATAGGCTTTGGAATAGCCAAAAGCCCAAAGCTATGCGAATCCACTTTGTTCTGGACAGAAAAAAGCCTTCGCATTCAAAGCGAAGGCATATTGTTTATGATGCTTTATTCTATTCGGGATAGTTTAGCTGACAATCTTGATCTACTAAAACCCAATAGCCTTTTCCAGGTTGCATTTGGGTGATTTCGGAGGCTGACCAGGATAGATTGCCCAAGCGTAGGTCTTGCACATAATTAATAATGGAACCTAACGCAATTTGCACGCTTAATGATTCTTGGGGTAAATATGGAATGTAGTTCCATCCCTGTTTTAGTGGAATATCTATTCCCTGAGCTGCTGTTCCTTCCAAGTGGAGCACGCTTGGTGCGGAAACCTTAACGTAGTAAGCATTTGCAGGATTAATTGTATTTAGAGTATTGAATTGGCTTGCCATGATGGGATTGTAGCTTGAGTTCATGTCTTTAATTTGGATAAGATTGGATATCGAGCTAATGATATCTGCGGGATTTTCCGGCAACACATTAAAGCTTACTTGATTCCAGCCTGCAGCCAAAGGAAGCTCCAATACTTCGGGCAAGGTTCCAAATATAACTTCTAAGGGCGTAGCTAAACCAGTACTTACCACCACATCTTCAACGATAATGTCGTCGTAACCGTTGGTAGCAATCTTAATATCGTAGCTTCCGGGGCTAAGATAGCGGTAAAAAGTACCGTTAGCGGCGATGCTCTCCACAGTGGTGAGATTATCGTCATGATTTAGAACGCTTATAGTAGCGGGTAGCGGATTGTTCCAAGCATCTTTTACAATCCCGTGAATGCCATATAAACCTTGTTCCAGATATCCCAATAATGCGTCATAACTATAAGTCCAATAGTCGGGTAAGGTACTGGCATCGGGATTTTTGGTATTGGAAAGCTCAATGGTAACTTCTCTGCCTCGAGCAGCGTAATTTGTCCAATCCTGTCGGTTACCGGTGGTAACGTACCATTCGGCGCCGTTGGTAATGCCGTTATTCAGGTCATCTAAATATCCGGAAGGACTGTTGTTTTGTGCACTGGTAGCGAATGCTCGGCTAATGCTTTGGTACCAAGCGTCATCCACGTGCAAATCATATTTATGGTCCCAAGGATAATTTACCACCTCTGCACCACCGTGTAAATTTGCCACCAGATGAAAGCGCTCTTGCATTCCCAGTGCCATCATCAGCGAAGTTTCCGTCTGAAGCGGCTGTCCGCTGTACTGACTACCATTAGGATCGGGGAAATTGCGGTTAAGGTCATAACCATTCTGGTTGTATCTGCGGGCATTTGATACTGTGGAATTGCCACCATAATACGTTCCATCCGGATTTGCGTTGGGGTTTATCCATATCTCTGCATTATTTACCAAATTGCTCAATCGGGGATCTGTTCCATAGCCAGCAAGTAAGGTGTCGATTAGGCGTAGCATCAGAATATAGCCTACTGTTTCATCGCCGTGCATGGTGGCAGTGTACATCAGGCGTGGTTCAGCTTCTCTTTGTTGAACGTTATCTGATATAACTGCAAAGAGAATATTGCGTCCTCCCACAGTGGTGCCGACATCTACAATGCGGCACAGATTGGGATAATCTTGGGCAAAGTCGTACATCATACTGATGTATGCTTCGTAGGTGGGATAGCTATCCCAAGCGCGCATATCCGCTTTGCTATTTGCCATTATGGCATTGGGATTGATGCCGGGATGAGGCAGAAGCTGGTATGATAAGCCAGTGTTCAAAAAAGCCTTCCATTCATTGTCGTTGGCGTAGGCGTAAACTTGAAAACCTTCAACTTTATCTATGGAAATCA
The window above is part of the Candidatus Cloacimonadota bacterium genome. Proteins encoded here:
- a CDS encoding carboxypeptidase regulatory-like domain-containing protein, producing MKKLITIAILVLTLALLSAGEFNEYYFRFELKDRSLLTNLGQMISIDKVEGFQVYAYANDNEWKAFLNTGLSYQLLPHPGINPNAIMANSKADMRAWDSYPTYEAYISMMYDFAQDYPNLCRIVDVGTTVGGRNILFAVISDNVQQREAEPRLMYTATMHGDETVGYILMLRLIDTLLAGYGTDPRLSNLVNNAEIWINPNANPDGTYYGGNSTVSNARRYNQNGYDLNRNFPDPNGSQYSGQPLQTETSLMMALGMQERFHLVANLHGGAEVVNYPWDHKYDLHVDDAWYQSISRAFATSAQNNSPSGYLDDLNNGITNGAEWYVTTGNRQDWTNYAARGREVTIELSNTKNPDASTLPDYWTYSYDALLGYLEQGLYGIHGIVKDAWNNPLPATISVLNHDDNLTTVESIAANGTFYRYLSPGSYDIKIATNGYDDIIVEDVVVSTGLATPLEVIFGTLPEVLELPLAAGWNQVSFNVLPENPADIISSISNLIQIKDMNSSYNPIMASQFNTLNTINPANAYYVKVSAPSVLHLEGTAAQGIDIPLKQGWNYIPYLPQESLSVQIALGSIINYVQDLRLGNLSWSASEITQMQPGKGYWVLVDQDCQLNYPE